Part of the Carnobacterium pleistocenium FTR1 genome is shown below.
GGACATTAGGAAGCACAAAGGTTAAGGCTTTTATTAGTATCGTATTACCGAACATCTCTTCCAGCATATTTGCTGCCTTTATGTTGGCATTTATTAACTCTTTTAATAATATACCTGTTTCGCAATTCTTATCTGGCCCTGGAATTTCACTTTTACCAACTACTTTAATGAATTACATTGAGTACAATTATGATCCAATCGTTTCTGCTTTATCAGTACTTTTAATGTTGGGAACGATTATTTTAATGTTTGTAATTGAAAAAACACTTGGGTTGGCAAAAGTAGTCTAGTGAATGACTTAGAAAGTAGACTGGTGAGCTGCACTAGTGGTGAAAATAAAGTTAAATACTTACCGTAAAAGACAAGGGTTTAGTTAAATATCCTTAAGGAGGACATGTACTGTTATGTCATTTGTTGATTTAGAAAATATTCGTGTTAGTTATGATGGGAAAAATAACATACTGAAAGAACTTAATCTTTCCATTGAAAAAGGGGAGTTGGTCTCTTTACTAGGACCATCAGGTTGTGGAAAGACCACCACTTTACGGGTTATTGCAGGTCTAATTGAGCCCAATGATGGAACCTTTACTGTAGGTGATACTAATTTGACAAAGATTCCGGTTCATAAACGTAACTTTGGTATGGTATTTCAAAGTTACGCTTTGTTTCCACATTTAACGGTTAAAGAAAATGTTGGTTTCGGATTGAAGATGAGAAAAGAAAGAAAAGACAACATCGAAAAAAAAGTACAAGCCATTTTAGCGGCTACGGATTTATCTGATTACGCTGAGCGTTATCCAAAACAACTTTCGGGAGGGCAGCGTCAACGTGTAGCTCTCGCTCGAGCGTTAGTGATTGAACCGCAATTGTTGTTACTCGATGAACCCTTAAGTAATCTGGACGCTAAATTGCGTATCAACATGCGCATCGAAATCAAACGAATTCAGCGCAAATTGGGTATTACAACAGTCTTTGTTACACATGATCAAGAAGAATGTTTCTCTATTTCAGATAAAGTAGCAGTCATGAACAACGGGGTCATTGAACAATATGATTCTCCTGAAGAAATCTACAAAAATCCAAAAACAGAGTTTGTAGCTCGTTTTATTGGATTTGAAAATTTTTTCACTTTAACAAAACAGGATTTGTATTCGTACACAACAGTAGATGGAACTCAAATCGAGACAGTGCATACAGCAAACAAGCAACAAGTAACGGGAACGATTCGCCCAGATGATATTGAAGTTCTTGCTTACGCTCAAGAAAAATTGGCTAATAGCTTATCAGGAACTATCCAAGTTCGTACTTTTTTAGGAAACAGTTATCAGTATGAAATAGAAACAACTATTGGAAAGCTTTTAGTTAATGATGCTCAGTTACAAGCCTATCAGGTTGGAGATAAAGTTCGTTTAGTTATCCCAAAGGAAAAGTTAGTTTTAGTGTAAGCAATTATAAAAAGGGGGATTTTAAGTAATGAAGAAGAAAATAGTGTTGGCAAGTTTAACCGTTATGAGTGCACTAATGTTGGGGGCATGTGGACAAGAAGCAAGTGGAGAAAATAAAGAGTTAGTAATTTCGACGTTTGGATTAAGTGAAGATGTTATGCAAGAAGATATATTTTTACCGTTCGAAGAAGAATATGGAGTAGATATTGTAGTGGAAACAGGTACGAGTTCTGAGAGATATACTAAATTTGAAAACAATCCTAACTCTACTATTGATATTATTGATCTGCCTCAATCTAATGCTTCTCAAGGAGCAGCTGAAGGACTATTTGAAGAAATCGATACAGAAAAAATTCCAAATTTAGCTGATTTAATCGATAGTGCAAAAGTTTTAAGTGAAAATGGTTCTGGAGCAGCATATACCTTGAACAGTATAGGAATCATTTATGATGAAGAAGCTGCCGGCATGAAGATTGATGAATTTTCTGATTTGTGGGATCCTTCACTTGAAGGGAAAATCTCGATTCCAGATATTGCTACAACTTTTGGACCTTCTATGATGTATGTTGCTAGTGATTATAAAGGTGTAGATATTACAACCGATAATGGAGCAGCTGCTTTTGAAGGACTGGAAGAACTCGCTCCTAATGTTGTTAAAACATATGCTAAATCCTCTGACTTAGCCAATATGTTTCAGTCTGGTGAAATTGTTGCAGCAGTTGTAGGTGATTTTGCAATTCCAATGATCTCTGAAGCTCAACCATCTGTTCAATATGTTGTTCCCCTTTCTGGAACGTATGCAAACTTTAATACCAT
Proteins encoded:
- a CDS encoding ABC transporter ATP-binding protein; this translates as MSFVDLENIRVSYDGKNNILKELNLSIEKGELVSLLGPSGCGKTTTLRVIAGLIEPNDGTFTVGDTNLTKIPVHKRNFGMVFQSYALFPHLTVKENVGFGLKMRKERKDNIEKKVQAILAATDLSDYAERYPKQLSGGQRQRVALARALVIEPQLLLLDEPLSNLDAKLRINMRIEIKRIQRKLGITTVFVTHDQEECFSISDKVAVMNNGVIEQYDSPEEIYKNPKTEFVARFIGFENFFTLTKQDLYSYTTVDGTQIETVHTANKQQVTGTIRPDDIEVLAYAQEKLANSLSGTIQVRTFLGNSYQYEIETTIGKLLVNDAQLQAYQVGDKVRLVIPKEKLVLV
- a CDS encoding ABC transporter substrate-binding protein — translated: MKKKIVLASLTVMSALMLGACGQEASGENKELVISTFGLSEDVMQEDIFLPFEEEYGVDIVVETGTSSERYTKFENNPNSTIDIIDLPQSNASQGAAEGLFEEIDTEKIPNLADLIDSAKVLSENGSGAAYTLNSIGIIYDEEAAGMKIDEFSDLWDPSLEGKISIPDIATTFGPSMMYVASDYKGVDITTDNGAAAFEGLEELAPNVVKTYAKSSDLANMFQSGEIVAAVVGDFAIPMISEAQPSVQYVVPLSGTYANFNTINININSENKEMAYNFINWRLSKELQMITAASLNEAPTNKNVELSGEVAENKTYGDIAELTKLVDFDFVNTQLDDWIDMWNKTMNQ